The sequence below is a genomic window from Cryptococcus neoformans var. neoformans B-3501A chromosome 8, whole genome shotgun sequence.
TCACGGGCTTTCGTCACTATAAGAACGTTTTGGATTCGAGAGCGAACCTTGGTACGGCCTACGTATGAGTTAGATAATCGGATGGGAAGACTTCGATTAGCATGACCCACCAAGTTCTTTGCTCATTTCTCTGACACCCTGGGCAGTTTCCGCCAATTGCTTCGTTAGACtcccatttccttcttcgtcgcccTCCAGTAACCCATCACCTAGTAGACCACTCGCGGCCAACAAGTTAGGCGTCCTTGTCCCATATTCGTTCACGCTCGATTGATCAGATTCGTAGCCATTGAACAGTGGTCCCTTACGGGAAAGAGTAACATGAGACGCATTGTCTCTGGGACTGGATGGTTGAGACGCGGAAGGAGGCGAAGATATATTTTCTTGATTATTATGGGATGGAAATGGGACGTCGGACTGGAGAACTGGTTCAGTAGTATTATTGTGATGGTGCTGTCCGTGACTTGAGCGAGCTTTCGAAGAAGTGGGTGAATCGGGCACAAAATGTGTCCTATTATTCACGCTTTTATTCTTCAACCAATCCTGAAGGGAGCCATGTCTGTCCAAATGTGAATGAATAAAGCAAGGTGATGCCTCAGGGATAGCCAGAGCAGAAGTGGAAGGTGCCGCAAGTGACTTTTGGTCGGGGGACGACATCGCACTAATGGATCTCGGGTTTTCGAGCGTCGGGTCGCATTTGGAtagaggagaaggtgcGGCGGGATGGCGCATCCGAGCTGTCGTTGGTACATTTAGATATGgggaaggttgaggagcgCGTGAACCTCGggccgaagaggaaggaggaggagtagATGGACGCGTATCGGGCATTGTGGATGAGACGTTGCTTATCCTGAAAATCACTGAAAAGGGGTTAAGATGATAGACCAAATCTGGTTGTCAAGTACAAGGGCTAGTATATCGAATTATCTGCAAGAGGGCGACACCAAAATGTCTAAGTTGGACTGCTGTGGTAAAGCCAGAATGGTTATCGATTATCCAAGTTAGCATACAGAATTGACAAGATATTTCATGAACTCACCCTGTGCTGTAAATTTATGGCTGAGGCAAGGAATTTAAAAAGAGCGGGAGATTACAAGCGTTCTTATACTATGCGCAGTTCGCTGTTTTGAGTTTCTCAAGACGCATATACCGACTGGTGGTGTTACGAATGGGGATGGACCTCCACCTCGACCCAAATTccaggagagaagaaaacagCGGATAGTGGTGTTTCCTAATATTGTTTGAGAATGGCGTTCTTATGGTCCCTGGGCTGTGGTGGGCGGGGAGGGAGTTAGTCTTGGAAGTTGTAACGGCGGAAAAGAAGTGAAATGGGCGCTCAAACAGTAATCTCGGCGGGCCGAGACGGATGCGAGTCATTTCGGATCACAGTCAGCGGTTTATCCACCTCACATTACGTAACAACGTGCACGTGGTAAGCGGACGATGACGTTTGTTGACGATCTGACGATGGTCGGGCGGTGGGTCTTCTTTCGCTCTTCGGacttttctctccttcgtTCCCAGTTTACCATTTATTTGAACCGACATCCCAGCAGAGTCTTTAAAGCTCACACAACTACATACGAAGAAACCACCAGCCGAAAAATGCATCATTGTTCAAGAAAACATGCAGGTATGCAATTACAGTAGTATAGCTCTACGAGCCATGCAACAACAGTCAAACACCGATGGCACCGACAGTGTGCTCCCTTGACGAACCGGTTAATTCTTGGAATTCCTCGCCTTCTTGCCTGACCCTATACGATGTTCAGTATACAGTTACACATATGAATCAGAGGAAACAGCTCACCTTGCGCACTTCTTTCCTCGTCCCATGACCTCTTACCACCTTTGACAGATTTTGACGGCGTCAAAGCACCGTTAGTCGCAGAGACGGCAGCTTCAGGGTTGCCACGAGACTCGACTACATCCTGTTTAGCACCTTTCTTGCCATTCGCCAGTTTCGGGATAGTGATACCCAAAGCTGGTTTAAACGGCTCATCTGGTCCAGCATCTGCTTCTAGGGCGCATTCCGGGCAGAACCATTCACCCTCGGGTACTGCAGAAAGCGGTGGGCTGAGACATCCGATATGGTAAGGCTGATCGCACTGTAGCCAGTTATTAGTACCGAACATCGGCTTGAGATCAAAATTTTAACACACTCTTTCACATTCCAATGGAGCATCCTGTTCATGATCTGTATTGCAGACCAAACATAAAGATGCCGAATTAATGTGTAGCGGATACCGGTCCAGGTCTGAAAGCGCTGAATTGGGTCGGGCGAGGAAAAGAGTGAAGAACGCGCCGCCGACAACGCTGATACAGGAAATACAAATGTCAATAATTTTCTCCTATTGAACGTTGAGACAGCATACTCGATCATGTCAACGCCAGACAGAGGAATAATCTTCTGCGGCTTGGTCGCGCTCTTGGCACTATCAGATCCCAGTCCAAGTTCTGCAGGGAGCGATAAGCAAGTTTCAAATTTGTGAATCTCCACAAGACATACCTCCATACAACTGAAGTGACAATGATAATTAGCATAAAGCCACCACTGTTAGATCACACTTACCACACCTTGCCCAAAGCCTACAGTCATGACACCACCCTCGGGATCAGGCGTTGTGATGAAGTGCGTACAGCCTCCCGACGATGTCTTGATCACTTTGCAAGCCATCACTGAGATATAATTAGATGAtatcaaaaaaaaatcgagGTACAGGCTCACCATCTTGAATATGCCTGACATTGGGAGGAATGTACCATTAGCAAAAGTCCCCAGGTATATATAGCAGCATAACTTTTCTTACTTGAAACGAGTATAAGGCTGCCCAGTCGATCCTGTCAAGGCAAATATAAGCCTCTCCATCGAGCTCCAGATTAAAGACTCACCATCGCCAGAGAGCTTCCATTTACCAGCAATAAGAATCATATTCTGCCGGTCCACAACCGTGGAACCTAGATGAACAGTGAATGATTTTCATTCCGATCAACGGCGAGCTTACTGGTAGGACCACAGGCTATGGACCGCGCTCTGGTCAGCTCATTGTTACCCGCAAACTGTAGAGAGTCTGTTAGCTACTGGGGTCACAGACCACAATTATTCCAACGTACTGATGGGACAATTGTAGGTAGCAGCCTTACGCGGACAGCGTTAGTTTGGGCGAAATAAAAACAACTTTGTCTTACCGGTCTTTTTGGTCTTGGAGACCCAGCCTGGAGTAGCCAGCAAAGCCCCAGGAATAGACGTATCCATTATCATCCAAAGCTAACGAATGTTGGTTGCCGGAAGCAATTTCTGTTATTTTGACGTTCTCAAGCCCTTGGACAAGCCCTTGCGAAAGCTTGTCAGTATAGATACGAGTTTTCAAGCATCGAAATAAATTACGTGGAGGAACCTCGATGTCATATGCTATCTTTCCGGCTTTCACGAGACGTTCGCCTGTTTTGCCGTTTCCGAGCTGACCAAATTCACTTGAACCAGAAGCGTAAACCTGACCGGTGAAGGTAAGAAAAAGTGAAAATGTGTGCCCAGCAGTGACCTGGACGACCTTGGCTTCGGGGTCCCTAACCCACGGTCCGGCGACTTTGGTCAATTTCTCCACGACCATGGCAACGGGCTGTAAGGAGGTCTTAGCTCGCATTTCTTCCCTGTTAGTTAGGTGTCGCTCACCACGCCAATTTGTCCAACAACATTGTTACCACAACCCCATACATCTCCGTTACTGTCCACCAAAAGGAAATGACTCCTTCCAGCAGCCCCATTAACCCATTTAGTTCCCTTTGGTGATCCAACTGACGAAGGAGATATCTTCAAAGGTGTGTTTTCAGAGATGACCCCATTGGATTGGACCATAGCTGGAGGGCGACCAAAGAGATAGGCTGCGCCATGGACTGGTAGAAAGGATACCATTAGCTTCTTGAAAAAGCATTAAGGATAGATACACTCACTATCTAATATAATGGCATAGTTGGCCGACGGACCAGTGATAATTTTACTCGCTTTGACATTACATAGAGACCTCAGAATATGGGGTTCCATCAGATCCGTAGGCCTGAAGGTACGTCAATTGTTTTTGAAATCATCACGATTCGCTCACTTACACTTTTCCAGAAGATCGTTCCTTGCGACCATTCGTAGCCCTTATCTGAAAATCAGTGAAGGCTCAATATGATATTTGGTTACGACCCACCAGTCAGTTCCTCCGCAAATCAACACTAGACATTGTTGTTAGCCATTTTGTATCCATAGATTACAtgtctttcctttctgcTTGGAACCAAACAACATGCGTTACTTCTTCGCGTTGTTCAGCGCATTCGCGCCACACCACCGATCTAGACTGTCGATGACCTACCTCGGCCCCAATTACCCCCTTCAACAGATTCGTTGGCCATCGCGATAGTTGAGAAGAATGTCGATATTTTGATACAGCAGATGCACCGATGAGCGTTTTCAGGAGGAACTTAATGTGGAATGACCTGgcaagagagaaaaaaaaaaagacgaaTAGAACACCAACCACGGGACAAGAGCGGTCCGAGCACTTCATTGACAGGCGAGGAACAGGAGAACGCGTATTCTTCCCTTTAAAATTAAATAAATTGTTTTTATGGAGTTCTATGTCAGGCACAGATGATGTCATTGTAACAAAACCACTCTCCACCTCGCTCCCGACAATACTTGCGCTACACGTCAAAACGAGAACACTTTTCCATTACATCTGAATTACCCAAATACCCCTAAACCATCAACATGTCTCCCATCAGCTCTGATAAGGCCTCTGAATCTTTCCGCCCCATGCGAGAGCAAGCTTCTTCGGTTGCGCCCACCACTTCATCCCCACACCCCGACAAAATCTCACAGTGTTTCGTCCACTCTCTGTTCAAAAAGAGATGCCTAGCTGCCTTACTTTCAAATGAATCTCAGTCAGAAAAAACTCCTGAAAACCAGACTCCGTAttatgaagatgaagacgaagaggatgaaagtTTGACCAAGCAGCTGGCAGAGACCGCCCAAAGCGTAAGAGAGATGAATAAGGAACTTGGTGAGTTTTGTAATATCAGCAAACTGATTTTTTGCCGCTGAACCTAACTATATATTAGGCAGAAGGATTGTGCGCTCTCGAATACAGCATGTTTTGATCGTCACTAAAGTGAACGACAATCAACTTGTCTCTCTTACAAGGGAGCTTACTCTCCATCTCATGCAAAAGAGCCCTTCGATACCCAGAGGAACCAACAATCGTTATGGTACAGCATCACTTGGGAGAGGCATGGTGGTCTATGTAGACTCTGAGTTTGAGGCTTCGAAGGCGTTCGATGTCCCCGGCTTGCAGCGAGACCATCCAGAACTCTTTGAGCCAATGATTAGCAATcgctcctcgtcctctctCTCGTCCATGAACACTCCAAACGAGTCTTCGACAGACGAGGGGCCAGTCACCTCTGGGTCGTCGACCCCAGTTGGTGAGGGGCAACTGAGGTACTGGACATACAAGCTTTGTTCCAACTCTCCTCACTTATTTGACCTTGTCATAACAGTAGGTTATAATATACAACGTAAGTTAAGGGTGCTGAGTCTGTATTTGTCAGCTCGGAGGTGATGGAACAGTGTTATATACCTCTTGGCTTTTGTGAGTCATAAAAATATTAAACCAATCAATATTAACTCTCTGAAGTCAACGAATTGTTCCTCCTGTCCTTCCCTTTGCCCTTGGCTCCCTCGGCTTCTTGACCAAATTTGATTTCAAGGACTACAAAGAGATAATCGACAAGGTTATTCGTGATGGAATACGAGTCAGCCTTCGCATGCGCTTTTGCTGTACAGTATATCGCACGAGCACTCCTGGCGATATCGATGGCCCCAAGGCCAAAAAGCGTCGAATCATCAAGGACGGCAGTGCCACTGCCCTTAAGAAAAGGGTTCATAAGAGTGGCTGGGagagtttggaagatgaagaaatggacTCGCATTTGTCGGATGCTgggagtgaagaagatgtaaTCATGCGTCATTCAACGAAGCCCGAAGAACAGTTTGAAGTCCTCAATGAGCTAGTAGTGGATAGAGGTCCTAATTCATCCATGAGCTCCTTGGAGCTATTTGGTAAGCCATTTCATTAGCTTTCGAAGCCTCCCATTTCTTCACTAATGTGCATTTTCAGGTGACGACTATCACTTGACAACTGTACAAGCAGACGGGCTCACGGTTTCAACACCCACTGGTTCTACGGCCTACTCCTTATCAGCCGGTGGATCACTCACTTCCCCTCAAACATCTAACATCCTCATAACTCCAATCTGCCCTCACACGCTTTCCTTCAGACCTGTCGTCTTGGAGGATAGTATCGATATTCGGGTTTGTGTGCCCTTCGACTCGAGGACCACGGCTTGGACCAGCTTTGACGGAAGGAGTCGCCTGGAGTTGAAGCGTGGGTTCTCACATGATAGCTAAACGAGAGGTGGCGCTGACATCAGTTGGATGTGTCACAGAGGGAGATCATATTAAAGTTACAGCTTCGAAATACCCGTTCCCAATTATATTATATGCCGACAAATCCTTCCCAGACTGGGCTTCTTCGCTCTCACGGAAGTTGCGATGGAACGAAAGGGAGAGACAGAAGCCATATGTGCTTGTGGAAGAAGCCCGTCAGCAGAAATAAGATTGGCAATTCATGATCCTGTTATATTGCaatatatgtatgatatgTACGATATGTATGATGTGCGCGATAAAACATTACAGAGTTTGCTACTGTTTGGCACTGCTGTTCTTTCCAATATAATCTTTGATTCTGGAGATATTCTCATGTAAGTTTATAGCTTGAATCTACTGTGTTTAGGGACCAATTTGTCTtgaacaagaagagcttTGTGTTTCAAGTTTGTAATTTTCCAAGCTAGTGACCGAAACGTGTTAGATGAGTGAGACCACAAAAGAGAGTCATTGTGACCAATGTGGATGTTCCCCATGGCATGACGGACAAAAGATTAAACTAATTATGAGGCTTGAAAGGCACTCTTAATTCCAcctccgcctccgcctGCCCTTCGGCCTTCGTCTATTAAAGAACActactcttccttcgtcCTTTCTCCGCCTTCCGTTCCATCAACGAAATTTACTCATGGGAATTCAGACAGCTGCAGGAATTGTGAAATGCAACCGTGCAAGGAACATTAATTGGTAACTGCAGACGGCGAGCGCAAGAATGATTTGTATGATACAAGGGGGTCAGCTTGAATAAGCAATGATACATTTTACATTCAACATATCTAGGTGTCTATAGTCATCTATCTTGTTTTCTTCTAGTTAAGCCTTAGTGGTGCCCTCTTTGGGGGCGGCCTCATCCTGAGCAAGAGCCTCAGTCTCCGGCTTGTAGTCCTTGTAGCTGTTAGGTCGATGAATTAGTTTCTGATTCAGTGCTCCTAGTAAACAAACAGACTTACTCATTGTAGCCTACAGACGACTGAGAGTAAAAGGTGGTACGGTCATACTTGTGAAGAGGCCAGCCGTTTCGTACGCGGTTAGGCAAATCGGGGTTGGCTACATTTGTCATTAGTCATTTACCTCATTAGTGCGTATGTGCAACGGAAGGACTTACAGATGAAGTATCGTCCGAAAGCGATAAGATCTTCAGGATATTTCTCGGCATGCTCAAAAGCAGTATCGGGCATGTATCCGCCAGCAGGGATAAACCTGACACTCTTTCCCTTGTTGAGAATGACTTCCCTGATGGGGTTCAGATTGTCCTGGATGTACCACTCGTTCTCGGGGGTCAAAATACCCCTACCCTCGACCGCGTGAATGAAGGCAAGCTCAGGCTGAGCCTCAACGATTGCCTGAGCCCAGGGGACAAAAGTGGCGAGAGGGTCCTCCATACGCATGCTTTGGAATTCGGAGAAGGGAGACATTCGGATACCGACGCGCTTGGGACCAATGGCGTCGCAGACGGCGTTAAGAACACGAAGGGGGAATCGCATTCGGTTCTCGAGGGAGCCACCGTATTGGTCGATACGGTCGTTGGAGTTGGTttgaagctgaagagagGCCCATTAGTATTTTACAAGGCTTAATTGTAGCAGTAGTAACTAAACGTACGAACTGATCGATGAAGTAACCATTCGCACCGTGGATCTCAACGCCGTCAAAGCCGGCCTCAATAGCGTTCTTGGAAGCTTGGATGTAATGACCAATGAATCGGTCCATGTCGGCCTCGGTAACAGGAGTTAAGGGCTTCCGCTGGCCTTCCGGTTCGGGAGCAGCGATGTAAGAGGGGCTGTCATCACGGATAGTGCCAACAGAGTAGATGACAGGGATAACGTTGGGGTCGGCGACACGGCTATATAATTCAGTCAATCATCTACATCTGGCTTACTTGACTTGAGGAGAACCAACCCAAGGACCCAAAGTTGACAGAAGATCCTACCGCCCTTAGAGTGCACACCAGAggtgatcttcttccagacAGCGATCTGCTCTGGGGTGTAAATGCCTTGTATGATCGTACGGATTCAGTCGCAGGATTATTACGTATATGAAAAATGCTTACCAGGAACGTTCTCGTAACCCCTCAACTCCTCAGCAATGAAAGTACCTTCAGAGACGATCAAGCCGCCATCTGCCCATATAGTCAGTAATCGTCCTATAACCTATAACAACTACCAGTGTCGAGACTCACCAGAAGCTCGTTGACTATAATAGGTTTCAGCCCATTCGGAAGGGATCGCTGTCTTGGTCTCAGCCCTCAATCGAGTGAGAGGCGCCATGACAATTCGGTGCTTAAGTTCATATTCGCCGACCTGGATGGGGGTGAAGAGCTTGGGGGATTGAATGACTGTCATGACGTTTGGCGTAGCAGACAGAGATAGTAGTTTTTTTCTTTAGGTTTCTATACAGGATGTGGGCTGAACGGTGGCTAGCCCATATTTATAAGTTGGCATCACGATTATAAGACTGCGGCCGTGATAGCtcagaaagaagaagattagTAATCCATAAAGTGGAGGTGcgtggaggtggaggtctCCTTTATAAaccgaaaaaaaaaagaaacgaaCCATGCTTGGCTTGTTGGGCTATAAGCGAGAAGCGCTACGTCAGCACGTTGggttcatcatcatgcGCGGTGCAGTTCGCTTGTCATCGTCTGCTCCCCTCAAATTCTAGGCGCCCCTTCCCAAAAGGTATAAGTATCAGAAATTTAAAGCTgcctttggttgttgaaaaaaagtgtcCAACGACAGCGACAGCAATGAATAGTCAGTGTGCTTACCATCAGCTTGTAGTTGCGACATATTGGCTTGTAGGATTACCCGGAAGGTTCAATGAGAGACATGCATCATGATACATACGTGATTGCTATACGCGGCCTATACCTTAATAATTCTATAGATGTTCAAACAACTGCCTTTGTCGGTACCGGCGTTCCATAAAGGCTTTTTTAAGCCTCAACATAGGCCCTAAACATCTCTAATCCCTTAATCGCCTCCCATTCCACTTCTTTGCCAGCTCCCACAAAGATAACATCACCCCTGACAAACTCTGTTCGATCATTTCCATTTCTGACAACACCTTCCCCTTCAGTGATAACACACAAGCTAGGACCTTCCACAGGCCGGTGAGAAGTCTTCATTCCTTTAGAAAGCTCAGTACGCAAAACAGAGAATTCAGCGATAGGGGGATCGTAGAGTTTGGTAGTATCATCACCTTTTTGAAATGGGGTGGGTTGGAGTAGTTGCTTGTTGCCTGGAGCAGCTTCGTATGTGAGCATGGAGACAAGGGTGTCAACGTCTCGGAGCTTGGGGGTAAGACCAGCGCGAACGACATTGTCCGATGTGGCCATACATTCAATGATATCTGGTTTCCGTCAGATATCGATCAGCTTTCCCATGAAAGCATGAAATTACTCACCACCCTCAATGTAGGCGTGAGGCTCATTGGCCCCAAGGAAAGCAGCTTCGCCTCTCTTGAGCTCCACGACGTTCAACAGGAACACACATAGGACACCAACATCCCCCGGGTACTGATCATTAAGCCTCAAAGCTAAGTCCACAAGACTCTTCTCGTTCTCCTTTATATCTCGCTTCGCTTGATATCTCTTGATAAGTTTGGAGAtagcttcttcaacaagTTTCTTATCTGCTGACATAAGAGCGGCAAAAATTTGCTTGAGAATGTCTTTCTGCTCAGCAGTGGCTGGGGATTCTGTGGGCTTGAAAAGGGACGTATCGGGTGGTTGAGATGTAGGTAGGCCGAGAGATGAGGCTAGGGATTCGGTAAGAGAAGAGTCGACAAACTCTTGCAGTTCGGGGACGGTCAAAAGGTGCAAGAGGAGCAcagaaaggggaaggaaattaaggaaggcaaggaaaggagTAAGGGCAATGGCCATCTCGGGCTTGTGGTTAGGGTCTATAGCGCCATCAATGAGCTTGGCGTCCAACATCGAGTAGAAGGGAATGACACACCTTTGTAGACATCAGGTTTCTCGTCAAAAAGCTTCTTCGCAAGCGGCTTATCAGGGTGAGCCTGTAT
It includes:
- a CDS encoding hypothetical protein (HMMPfam hit to PHD, PHD-finger, score: 53.6, E(): 5.3e-13), which gives rise to MANESVEGGNWGRVLICGGTDWATNGRKERSSGKVPTDLMEPHILRSLCNVKASKIITGPSANYAIILDIHGAAYLFGRPPAMVQSNGVISENTPLKISPSSVGSPKGTKWVNGAAGRSHFLLVDSNGDVWGCGNNVVGQIGVPVAMVVEKLTKVAGPWVRDPEAKVVQVTAGHTFSLFLTFTGQVYASGSSEFGQLGNGKTGERLVKAGKIAYDIEVPPRLVQGLENVKITEIASGNQHSLALDDNGYVYSWGFAGYSRLGLQDQKDRLLPTIVPSFAGNNELTRARSIACGPTSSTVVDRQNMILIAGKWKLSGDGSTGQPYTRFKHIQDVMACKVIKTSSGGCTHFITTPDPEGGVMTVGFGQGVLYGELGLGSDSAKSATKPQKIIPLSGVDMIDVVGGAFFTLFLARPNSALSDLDRYPLHINSASLCLVCNTDHEQDAPLECERCDQPYHIGCLSPPLSAVPEGEWFCPECALEADAGPDEPFKPALGITIPKLANGKKGAKQDVVESRGNPEAAVSATNGALTPSKSVKGGKRSWDEERSAQGSGKKARNSKN
- a CDS encoding hypothetical protein (Match to ESTs gb|CF193509.1|CF193509, gb|CF193508.1|CF193508; HMMPfam hit to NAD_kinase, ATP-NAD kinase, score: 196.4, E(): 5.6e-56), whose translation is MSPISSDKASESFRPMREQASSVAPTTSSPHPDKISQCFVHSLFKKRCLAALLSNESQSEKTPENQTPYYEDEDEEDESLTKQLAETAQSVREMNKELGRRIVRSRIQHVLIVTKVNDNQLVSLTRELTLHLMQKSPSIPRGTNNRYGTASLGRGMVVYVDSEFEASKAFDVPGLQRDHPELFEPMISNRSSSSLSSMNTPNESSTDEGPVTSGSSTPVGEGQLRYWTYKLCSNSPHLFDLVITLGGDGTVLYTSWLFQRIVPPVLPFALGSLGFLTKFDFKDYKEIIDKVIRDGIRVSLRMRFCCTVYRTSTPGDIDGPKAKKRRIIKDGSATALKKRVHKSGWESLEDEEMDSHLSDAGSEEDVIMRHSTKPEEQFEVLNELVVDRGPNSSMSSLELFGDDYHLTTVQADGLTVSTPTGSTAYSLSAGGSLTSPQTSNILITPICPHTLSFRPVVLEDSIDIRVCVPFDSRTTAWTSFDGRSRLELKQGDHIKVTASKYPFPIILYADKSFPDWASSLSRKLRWNERERQKPYVLVEEARQQK
- a CDS encoding hypothetical protein (HMMPfam hit to Oxidored_FMN, NADH:flavin oxidoreductase / NADH oxidase family, score: 326.1, E(): 5.1e-95), with amino-acid sequence MTVIQSPKLFTPIQVGEYELKHRIVMAPLTRLRAETKTAIPSEWAETYYSQRASDGGLIVSEGTFIAEELRGYENVPGIYTPEQIAVWKKITSGVHSKGGRIFCQLWVLGRVADPNVIPVIYSVGTIRDDSPSYIAAPEPEGQRKPLTPVTEADMDRFIGHYIQASKNAIEAGFDGVEIHGANGYFIDQFLQTNSNDRIDQYGGSLENRMRFPLRVLNAVCDAIGPKRVGIRMSPFSEFQSMRMEDPLATFVPWAQAIVEAQPELAFIHAVEGRGILTPENEWYIQDNLNPIREVILNKGKSVRFIPAGGYMPDTAFEHAEKYPEDLIAFGRYFISNPDLPNRVRNGWPLHKYDRTTFYSQSSVGYNDYKDYKPETEALAQDEAAPKEGTTKA
- a CDS encoding hypothetical protein (HMMPfam hit to PMI_typeI, Phosphomannose isomerase type I, score: 456.4, E(): 3e-134), producing the protein MSPSVFKISPGINSYDWGKKGSASLAAQLATTSIPDFSIDEDKAYAELWMGTHPNNPSRLSDNTLLSEHLKSHPELIGSSVSSKFEDCKDGSLPFLFKVLSIGTALSIQAHPDKPLAKKLFDEKPDVYKDPNHKPEMAIALTPFLAFLNFLPLSVLLLHLLTVPELQEFVDSSLTESLASSLGLPTSQPPDTSLFKPTESPATAEQKDILKQIFAALMSADKKLVEEAISKLIKRYQAKRDIKENEKSLVDLALRLNDQYPGDVGVLCVFLLNVVELKRGEAAFLGANEPHAYIEGDIIECMATSDNVVRAGLTPKLRDVDTLVSMLTYEAAPGNKQLLQPTPFQKGDDTTKLYDPPIAEFSVLRTELSKGMKTSHRPVEGPSLCVITEGEGVVRNGNDRTEFVRGDVIFVGAGKEVEWEAIKGLEMFRAYVEA